The Cheilinus undulatus linkage group 2, ASM1832078v1, whole genome shotgun sequence genome has a window encoding:
- the LOC121516905 gene encoding dehydrogenase/reductase SDR family member 11-like — MNRWRGRVVLVTGASVGIGSVIAKELVRQGMKVVGCARDLEKLQKVAAECKSAGHSGIFVPYKCDLSKEEEILSMFSAIKAQHKGVDVCINNAGLGRPEPLLSGKTSGWKNMLDVNVLALSICTREAYQSMKERNVDDGQIININSVCGHQVYNFADGHFYTATKFAVTALTEGLRRELRGAKTQIRAACISPGLVESEFINRLYDGDAEKVAALVANVKALEGIDIANAVTYILSAPPHVQIGDILIEPVESAF, encoded by the exons ATGAACCGCTGGAGGGGCAGAGTGGTGCTTGTGACCGGAGCCTCGGTGGGGATTGGTTCTGTCATAGCCAAGGAGCTGGTCCGGCAGGGCATGAAAGTGGTGGGCTGTGCCAGGGACCTGGAAAAACTTCAG AAAGTGGCTGCTGAGTGTAAAAGTGCTGGCCACAGCGGCATTTTTGTGCCCTACAAGTGTGACCTGAGCAAAGAGGAGGAGATTCTGTCCATGTTTTCTGCCATCAAAGCTCAGCACAAAGGTGTGGACGTGTGCATCAACAACGCTGGCCTGGGTCGTCCAGAACCGCTGTTGAGCGGCAAAACAAGCGGCTGGAAGAACATGCTGGAT GTGAATGTTCTTGCGTTGTCGATTTGCACACGTGAAGCCTACCAGtcaatgaaagaaagaaatgttgaTGATGGGCAAATCATCAACATCAACAG TGTGTGTGGACATCAAGTGTATAATTTTGCTGATGGACATTTCTACACCGCCACCAAGTTTGCAGTGACAGCCCTGACCGAGGGTTTGAGACGGGAGCTGCGTGGGGCCAAGACTCAGATCAGAGCCGCC TGTATCTCTCCTGGTTTGGTGGAGTCTGAATTTATCAATCGCTTATATGATGGGGATGCTGAAAAGGTTGCTGCTCTTGTTGCTAATGTGAAG GCATTGGAAGGCATTGATATTGCAAATGCAGTCACTTACATCCTGAGTGCCCCTCCACATGTGCAG ATTGGAGACATCCTGATTGAACCTGTGGAAAGTGCCTTTTAG